A part of Cryptosporangium aurantiacum genomic DNA contains:
- a CDS encoding methyl-accepting chemotaxis protein, producing MHANDTASDAVRESAAAMRALVEASADIEAFVTLLASVAEQTKLLALNASVEAARAGAAGRGFAVVATEVKELANRTADGSASIRRCVDTLRDRGREAEAALNRLAGGPLP from the coding sequence GTGCACGCGAACGACACGGCGAGCGACGCGGTGCGCGAGTCCGCAGCGGCGATGCGCGCGCTGGTGGAAGCGAGCGCCGACATCGAGGCGTTCGTGACGCTGCTGGCGTCGGTCGCCGAACAGACCAAGCTGCTCGCGCTGAATGCCTCGGTCGAGGCCGCTCGCGCCGGGGCCGCCGGACGGGGGTTCGCGGTCGTCGCGACCGAGGTGAAAGAGCTGGCGAACCGGACGGCGGACGGCAGCGCGTCGATCCGGCGCTGCGTCGACACGCTCCGCGACCGCGGCCGCGAGGCGGAGGCCGCGCTGAACCGACTGGCCGGTGGTCCTCTCCCCTAG
- a CDS encoding MarR family winged helix-turn-helix transcriptional regulator, producing the protein MKQGRILMRDYGWELSTAVVLFHEAVARRLGLSAAEHKALGVIVRSGPLPTGALAPELGVGITAVTGIVDRLVRAGYVRREPDPADRRRVLLIAEAGKVPDLGAIFADLGRAMAAFTSKYDEREAAVVVDYLDNTIRVLREQTAALENRP; encoded by the coding sequence GTGAAGCAAGGGCGGATCCTCATGCGCGACTACGGCTGGGAGTTGAGCACCGCGGTGGTCCTGTTCCACGAGGCGGTGGCGCGCCGGCTGGGGCTGTCCGCGGCGGAGCACAAGGCGCTCGGCGTCATCGTCCGATCCGGACCCTTGCCCACCGGCGCGCTCGCCCCCGAGTTGGGCGTGGGCATCACGGCGGTGACCGGCATCGTCGACCGGCTGGTACGCGCCGGGTACGTCCGGCGCGAGCCCGATCCGGCCGATCGCCGGCGGGTCCTGCTGATCGCCGAGGCCGGGAAGGTTCCCGACCTCGGCGCGATCTTCGCCGACCTGGGCCGCGCGATGGCGGCGTTCACCTCGAAGTACGACGAGCGGGAGGCGGCGGTCGTCGTCGACTACCTGGACAACACGATCCGCGTCCTCCGCGAACAGACCGCCGCGCTCGAGAACCGCCCCTAG
- a CDS encoding helix-turn-helix transcriptional regulator, with the protein MDKKATNETIYNRIAMLRAERGISRRELAEALGVHYQTVGYLERGEYSPSLHLALRIAEYFEVAVEVVFSTSPFPRLGSSRRSA; encoded by the coding sequence ATGGACAAGAAGGCCACCAACGAGACGATCTACAACCGGATCGCGATGCTGCGGGCCGAGCGCGGGATCTCCCGTCGGGAGCTCGCCGAGGCGCTCGGCGTCCACTACCAGACGGTCGGCTACCTGGAGCGCGGCGAGTACAGCCCGTCGCTGCACCTCGCGCTACGGATCGCGGAGTATTTCGAGGTAGCCGTCGAGGTGGTGTTCTCCACCTCCCCGTTCCCGCGCCTCGGCAGTTCCCGCCGGTCGGCCTAG
- a CDS encoding ABC transporter permease, which translates to MSPSLPALRAGLIRGRIELRQMLTTPQDLWNTVLPSLIFVVVLFFTRGSALPGADIALGSRTLPSLVGMTVVSTGVMTMAMSLTIEREDGTLLRAKAVPSGMVGYLVGKIVLVAAMTLVNILIFLVPSVFVLDGLVIGSVSGWLTLSWVLVLGMVAILPLGAILGAMMTNPRTASGALMLPLIGLVAISGIFYPITGYPEWLQTLAHVFPVYWLGLGMRSAMLPDSMAAAESAGSWQHLETFGVLGAWAVAGLIVAPIVLRRMARRESGSSVAARRERVLQRAI; encoded by the coding sequence ATGAGTCCCTCGTTGCCCGCGCTCCGGGCCGGGCTGATCCGCGGCCGGATCGAGCTCCGGCAGATGCTGACGACGCCGCAGGACCTCTGGAACACCGTGCTCCCGAGCCTGATCTTCGTGGTCGTCCTGTTCTTCACCCGCGGCTCGGCACTGCCGGGCGCGGACATCGCGCTCGGGTCCCGCACGCTGCCCAGCCTCGTCGGGATGACCGTGGTCTCCACCGGCGTGATGACGATGGCGATGAGCCTCACGATCGAGCGCGAGGACGGGACGCTGCTGCGGGCGAAGGCCGTGCCCAGCGGCATGGTCGGTTACCTCGTCGGCAAGATCGTGCTCGTCGCCGCGATGACGCTGGTCAACATCCTGATCTTCCTGGTGCCGAGCGTGTTCGTGCTCGACGGCCTCGTGATCGGCAGCGTCTCGGGCTGGCTGACGCTGTCCTGGGTGCTGGTGCTCGGGATGGTCGCGATCCTGCCGCTCGGCGCGATCCTCGGCGCGATGATGACGAACCCGCGGACCGCGAGCGGCGCGCTGATGCTTCCGCTGATCGGCCTGGTCGCGATCTCCGGCATCTTCTATCCGATCACCGGCTACCCGGAGTGGCTGCAGACCCTCGCGCACGTCTTCCCGGTGTACTGGCTCGGGCTCGGGATGCGCTCGGCGATGCTGCCGGACAGCATGGCCGCCGCGGAGAGCGCGGGTTCCTGGCAGCACCTGGAGACGTTCGGCGTCCTGGGGGCCTGGGCGGTGGCCGGCCTGATCGTGGCGCCTATCGTGCTGCGGAGGATGGCGCGCCGGGAGTCGGGTTCCTCGGTGGCGGCCCGGCGGGAGCGAGTGCTCCAGCGGGCCATATGA
- a CDS encoding ABC transporter ATP-binding protein, with protein sequence MFLVGEAEPSAGIPGDDDDRTIDVRDLRMRYGTTDVLAGVTFDGRPGEVIVLLGPNGAGKTTTIEILEGFRMRSAGEVTVLGADPARGGERWRARVGIVLQSWRDHSKWRVRELLEHLGLYYRAFATDPGRQPWDVDDLLAAVGLTGQANAKISSLSGGQRRRFDVAIGIVGHPELLFLDEPTAGFDPEARREFHDLVHEIADDETTILMTTHDLDEAEKLADRILILAGGTIIADGSPDELSRRVSGQAEVRWCLDGTRYVHSTGDATAFVRDLFRQHDDGISDLEVRRASLEDTYMTMVQQFEAGRRSAAVREFEVVTSR encoded by the coding sequence ATGTTCCTAGTCGGAGAGGCGGAACCATCGGCCGGAATCCCGGGCGATGACGACGACCGCACGATCGACGTCCGGGATCTCCGGATGCGCTACGGCACCACAGACGTCCTGGCCGGCGTCACGTTCGACGGCCGGCCGGGCGAGGTGATCGTGCTGCTCGGCCCGAACGGCGCCGGTAAGACGACCACGATCGAGATCCTCGAAGGATTCCGGATGCGGTCCGCCGGTGAGGTGACCGTCCTCGGTGCCGATCCCGCGCGTGGTGGCGAACGCTGGCGCGCGCGGGTCGGCATCGTTCTCCAGTCGTGGCGCGACCACAGCAAATGGAGGGTGCGCGAGTTACTCGAGCACCTCGGCCTGTACTACCGGGCGTTCGCCACCGATCCCGGCAGGCAGCCGTGGGACGTCGACGACCTGCTCGCCGCCGTCGGGCTGACCGGCCAGGCGAACGCGAAGATCAGCAGCCTGTCGGGCGGCCAGCGCCGCCGGTTCGACGTGGCGATCGGCATCGTCGGCCACCCGGAACTGCTGTTCCTCGACGAGCCGACCGCGGGTTTCGACCCCGAGGCCCGCCGCGAGTTCCACGACCTCGTGCACGAGATCGCCGACGACGAGACCACGATCCTGATGACGACCCACGACCTCGACGAGGCCGAGAAGCTGGCGGACCGGATCCTGATCCTGGCCGGCGGCACGATCATCGCCGACGGCTCGCCGGACGAACTGTCGCGGCGCGTCTCGGGTCAGGCGGAGGTGCGCTGGTGCCTCGACGGCACGCGCTACGTGCACTCCACCGGCGACGCGACCGCGTTCGTGCGCGACCTGTTCCGCCAGCACGACGACGGGATCAGCGACCTCGAGGTACGCCGGGCCAGCCTCGAGGACACGTACATGACGATGGTCCAGCAGTTCGAGGCCGGGCGCCGAAGCGCAGCGGTCCGCGAGTTCGAGGTGGTGACCTCCCGATGA
- a CDS encoding neutral zinc metallopeptidase: MSGIVGTGRRIAALLGAVALLAVAGCTGSGGGSAAPGAPTATRSTSGAAPANAVGTASPSTEFDAEVEAAFRLVAAYWDEKFTAAGHDFKPVGTIRPYTKDGELSCAGQPQPAMNAFYCPPDDSISYDVNWVRQSYQQLGDTFVYFLFAHEYAHAIQERVKANQLVSITIELQADCLSGAFIGDSVRSGTLELEDGDIEELTRGVRALGDPAQGGDKFATWFAPGTHGTMDQRLDAFARGYRGSLDQCHLDSANGTQL; the protein is encoded by the coding sequence ATGAGTGGCATAGTCGGAACCGGTCGCCGCATCGCGGCCCTGTTGGGCGCGGTAGCGCTCCTGGCAGTTGCCGGGTGTACCGGATCCGGTGGTGGCTCGGCCGCCCCCGGTGCTCCGACCGCCACTCGGTCCACCTCCGGCGCGGCGCCCGCGAACGCCGTCGGCACGGCGTCGCCCAGTACGGAGTTCGACGCCGAGGTCGAGGCCGCCTTCCGGCTGGTCGCCGCCTACTGGGACGAGAAGTTCACGGCCGCCGGGCACGACTTCAAGCCGGTCGGGACCATCCGGCCGTACACGAAGGACGGCGAGCTGAGCTGCGCCGGTCAGCCCCAGCCCGCGATGAACGCGTTCTACTGCCCGCCGGACGACAGCATCTCCTACGACGTGAACTGGGTGCGGCAGAGTTACCAGCAGCTCGGCGACACGTTCGTCTACTTCCTCTTCGCGCACGAGTACGCACACGCGATCCAGGAGCGGGTGAAGGCCAACCAGCTGGTCAGCATCACTATCGAGTTACAGGCCGACTGCCTGTCCGGTGCGTTCATCGGTGACTCGGTGCGGTCCGGCACGCTCGAGCTCGAAGACGGTGACATCGAGGAGCTGACGCGCGGCGTTCGTGCGCTCGGCGACCCGGCGCAGGGCGGGGACAAGTTCGCCACCTGGTTCGCGCCGGGCACCCACGGCACGATGGACCAGCGCCTCGACGCGTTCGCGCGCGGCTACCGCGGCTCGCTGGACCAGTGCCACCTGGACAGCGCGAACGGCACCCAGCTCTGA
- a CDS encoding histidine kinase N-terminal 7TM domain-containing diguanylate cyclase gives MWGVVLTVVFSTAAAVALLTAVVAYRARTVVPAGTPLFLAAIGITCWSVTAAVTADRTDPDLITTLASIGVFGQCLIVLGYLGLAEVVSGRPWRPGRRALVLLGIEPALVVTALITEPWHHLFFDGITRTPVGTWQAGIGVGYTLHIVYSYAIVLFGAYRGLRLARRRSTFSRRAGRWLIAIVAPPVVANVVAMTMLDNIDVTLIGTTISTVLAYGALTWRSLELLPVARAQLVDTLADGVVVVDRNGNVADLNAVGRQMVLETAPWITDPIGVELDSIDPTFPALAESDADFIFVSARLGLDLEIRTRVIRDRHGALAGWVLIARDVTEFREQRRALEAANQQLREQITTIDRLRADLAEQAIRDALTGLHNRRHLMNVLAAAERDHTGPISVALIDVDHFKQVNDRYGHAAGDRVLVAVARLLAAGVRPTDVLARYGGEEFVLLMPGCTVDDAADRLEQLRKQVAATPIELAGRTVTVSFSAGVASGWGRLNTDAMLEAADHALYAAKRNGRDRVELATPVR, from the coding sequence ATGTGGGGTGTCGTCCTCACGGTTGTCTTCTCCACCGCCGCAGCCGTCGCGCTCCTCACCGCCGTGGTCGCCTATCGCGCACGCACGGTGGTCCCCGCCGGTACGCCGCTGTTCCTCGCCGCGATCGGGATCACGTGCTGGTCGGTGACCGCTGCGGTGACCGCGGACCGCACCGATCCGGACCTCATCACGACCCTCGCGTCGATCGGCGTGTTCGGACAGTGCCTGATCGTGCTGGGCTACCTCGGGCTCGCCGAGGTCGTCAGCGGGCGTCCGTGGCGCCCCGGCCGGCGCGCGCTGGTGCTGCTCGGCATCGAACCGGCGCTAGTGGTGACCGCGCTGATCACCGAGCCGTGGCACCACCTGTTCTTCGACGGCATCACCCGGACGCCGGTCGGCACCTGGCAGGCCGGGATCGGCGTCGGGTACACGCTGCACATCGTCTACAGCTACGCGATCGTGCTGTTCGGCGCCTATCGCGGGCTGCGGTTGGCGCGGCGCCGCTCGACGTTCAGCCGCCGGGCCGGGCGGTGGCTGATCGCGATCGTCGCGCCGCCGGTCGTCGCGAACGTCGTCGCGATGACGATGCTGGACAACATCGACGTCACGCTGATCGGCACCACGATCAGCACGGTGCTCGCGTACGGCGCGCTGACCTGGCGATCGCTCGAACTGCTTCCGGTGGCCAGGGCGCAGCTCGTCGACACGCTCGCGGACGGCGTCGTCGTGGTCGACCGGAACGGCAACGTCGCCGACCTGAACGCGGTCGGCAGGCAGATGGTCCTGGAGACGGCTCCCTGGATCACCGACCCGATCGGCGTCGAACTGGACTCGATCGACCCGACGTTCCCGGCGCTGGCCGAGAGCGACGCGGACTTCATCTTCGTCTCCGCCCGGCTCGGCCTCGACCTGGAGATCCGTACCCGGGTCATCCGCGACCGGCACGGAGCGCTGGCCGGCTGGGTGCTGATCGCCCGGGACGTCACCGAGTTCCGCGAGCAGCGGCGGGCGCTGGAGGCTGCGAACCAGCAGCTGCGGGAACAGATCACGACGATCGACCGGCTCCGCGCCGACCTCGCCGAGCAGGCCATCCGGGACGCGCTGACCGGGCTGCACAACCGTAGGCACCTGATGAACGTCCTCGCCGCGGCGGAGCGCGACCACACCGGGCCGATCAGCGTCGCGCTCATCGACGTCGACCATTTCAAGCAGGTCAACGACCGGTACGGGCACGCGGCAGGCGACCGGGTCCTGGTCGCGGTCGCGCGGTTGCTGGCCGCCGGGGTCAGGCCGACCGACGTGCTGGCCCGCTACGGTGGTGAGGAATTTGTCCTGTTGATGCCCGGCTGCACGGTGGACGACGCGGCGGACCGGCTCGAACAACTCCGCAAACAGGTGGCCGCGACCCCGATCGAGCTGGCCGGCCGGACGGTGACGGTCAGCTTCAGCGCGGGCGTCGCGTCCGGCTGGGGCCGATTGAATACGGACGCCATGCTCGAGGCGGCCGATCACGCGCTGTACGCCGCGAAGCGCAACGGTCGCGACCGGGTGGAGCTGGCAACCCCCGTCCGGTGA
- a CDS encoding AfsR/SARP family transcriptional regulator, with translation MRFGVLGPLVAEDARGPVDLKGPRHRSVLARLLVARGRVVPTELLVDDLWGGAAPEGATGAVQTFVSALRRALEPDRPPRAPARLLVTAGPGYALRADPDAVDAWRFEQAVNTARELLGSGRPADALAGIDAALADWRGPAYAEFASLTWARGEATRLDELRLLAAERRAEALIALGRDAEAIPDLEAHARAQPGREDAWRLYALALYRAGRQGDALAALRRARRVLAEDAGLDPGPELRRLEADILAQSPSLTEPRPAALRAVAPGAVGSDAVGSGAVGSGAVGSAAARAAFGPAAVRAAFGPAAAGAAFGPAAAGAAVVGPAAAGGGAVGGAAVAGGGGELVGRQVEYAQLRAAADGVLARGALRPALISGEAGAGKTALADALVARLGADGWATASGTNPDDRGLPAGWPWHRILDTLSAVVPDPPYAPSPGGDPAAARFRWHRAVGEYLTAVARHAPLLLVVDDLHWAGAETLGLLAALVTEPVAAPVLLVATYRSTDLPAPLAEVLGRVARAEPTRVYLGGLPLAAIPDLVRATIDRDVDTPTAATIHRRTGGNPFFVRELARLYDAEGADGLAAVPPGVRDVVRYRVAALPEPVPAVLHRAAVLGLDLPILTALNEAPSLRPAAAQPGADRATRNPTALDPGAKHGAPPAADVADVAGVANAGGVAGVAGVAGAGGVGDALLGAVEVAVAAGLLVEQGTGRFAFAHALVRDALSSDVSRSRRAAWHAAAADAVERLRPDDVEALAHHYLHADGPDAAARAARYARAAAERAERRHAPSEAARLWDAALEAFDRAGENDIRARLDLIMGGVRAFAVTGALATARHRRAEAIALAEEIGDPVLTARVIGAFDVPAIWTEHDDPALGRHIAEVAARTLSALPADHVADRSRLLATLALELRGEGGERAAAAARDAERLARDLGDPAVLAFALNASFMQSFGRAGRAPERARLGTELVELSHRHELPTFEILGHLILLQARSALAEFVAADEHARVADALGERYQSPLVAVFTDWYRALRASASGSGADAEARYRAAAARLAGTGMSGLERGILPFALLCHRLQRGEPPALPPDTDFGAYAPWARPVLSGGGAAAIPDSPRDLLYEARTCLHARVAIADGDRPAMERLYAALLPAAGELAGAGSGLLTLGPVARYLDDLATALGHPKLGHPKLGRQRDAGA, from the coding sequence GTGCGTTTCGGGGTCCTGGGTCCGCTGGTGGCCGAGGACGCGCGTGGCCCGGTGGACCTCAAGGGCCCACGGCACCGGTCGGTGCTGGCCCGCTTGCTGGTGGCGCGCGGGCGCGTGGTCCCCACCGAGCTGCTGGTGGACGATCTGTGGGGCGGCGCGGCTCCGGAGGGCGCCACCGGTGCGGTGCAGACGTTCGTCTCGGCGCTCCGCCGGGCACTCGAGCCGGACCGGCCGCCCCGCGCCCCGGCGCGGTTGCTGGTGACCGCGGGGCCCGGGTACGCGCTGCGGGCCGATCCGGACGCGGTGGACGCCTGGCGTTTCGAGCAGGCAGTGAACACCGCACGGGAGTTGCTAGGTTCGGGGCGCCCGGCCGATGCGCTGGCCGGGATCGACGCCGCGCTCGCCGACTGGCGCGGCCCCGCGTACGCCGAATTCGCGTCGCTGACCTGGGCGCGGGGAGAAGCGACGCGGCTGGACGAGTTGCGGCTCCTGGCTGCGGAGCGGCGGGCGGAGGCGCTGATCGCGCTCGGCCGGGACGCGGAGGCGATCCCCGACCTGGAGGCGCACGCGCGGGCTCAACCCGGGCGCGAGGACGCCTGGCGGCTCTACGCGCTGGCGCTCTACCGCGCCGGGCGGCAGGGCGATGCGCTGGCGGCGCTGCGGCGGGCACGGCGGGTATTGGCGGAGGACGCCGGGCTCGATCCGGGGCCCGAGCTGCGGCGGCTGGAAGCCGACATCCTCGCTCAGTCCCCGTCCCTGACCGAGCCACGCCCCGCCGCGCTGCGAGCCGTCGCCCCGGGCGCCGTGGGTTCGGACGCCGTGGGTTCGGGCGCCGTGGGTTCGGGCGCCGTGGGTTCGGCCGCCGCGAGGGCGGCATTCGGGCCGGCCGCCGTGAGGGCGGCGTTCGGGCCGGCCGCCGCGGGGGCGGCGTTCGGGCCGGCCGCCGCGGGGGCGGCTGTGGTCGGGCCGGCCGCGGCGGGTGGTGGGGCCGTTGGCGGCGCGGCTGTGGCCGGCGGCGGTGGGGAGCTTGTTGGGAGGCAGGTGGAGTATGCGCAGCTGCGGGCGGCGGCGGACGGGGTTCTGGCACGGGGAGCGCTGCGGCCGGCGCTGATCTCGGGCGAGGCCGGCGCGGGCAAGACCGCGCTGGCCGATGCGCTCGTCGCCCGGCTCGGCGCGGACGGCTGGGCCACGGCGAGTGGCACCAACCCCGACGATCGGGGCCTTCCGGCGGGCTGGCCGTGGCACCGGATCCTCGACACGCTCAGCGCGGTCGTTCCCGACCCGCCGTACGCACCCTCCCCGGGCGGCGACCCGGCGGCCGCGCGGTTCCGGTGGCACCGCGCGGTCGGCGAGTACCTGACCGCGGTCGCCCGCCACGCCCCGCTGCTGCTGGTCGTCGACGACCTGCACTGGGCGGGCGCGGAGACGCTGGGGTTGCTCGCGGCGCTCGTCACCGAGCCGGTCGCGGCACCGGTGCTGCTGGTGGCGACCTACCGCAGCACCGACCTCCCCGCGCCGCTCGCCGAGGTCCTCGGCCGGGTCGCCCGCGCCGAGCCCACCCGGGTGTACCTCGGCGGCCTCCCGCTCGCGGCGATTCCCGACCTGGTCCGCGCGACGATCGACCGCGACGTCGACACACCGACCGCGGCCACGATCCACCGCCGCACCGGCGGCAACCCGTTCTTCGTCCGGGAGCTGGCCCGCCTCTACGACGCCGAGGGCGCGGACGGGCTCGCCGCGGTGCCGCCCGGCGTCCGGGACGTCGTCCGGTACCGGGTGGCCGCGCTGCCAGAGCCGGTGCCGGCCGTCCTGCACCGCGCCGCCGTACTCGGCCTCGACCTCCCGATCCTGACCGCGCTGAACGAGGCCCCATCGCTCCGCCCCGCGGCCGCGCAACCCGGCGCGGACCGCGCCACTCGGAATCCCACCGCCCTCGACCCCGGCGCGAAGCACGGCGCTCCACCCGCTGCCGACGTGGCCGACGTGGCCGGCGTCGCGAACGCTGGCGGCGTGGCGGGCGTGGCGGGCGTGGCGGGCGCTGGGGGCGTCGGGGACGCCCTGTTGGGGGCCGTGGAGGTTGCTGTTGCGGCCGGTCTGCTTGTCGAGCAGGGCACCGGCCGGTTCGCGTTCGCCCACGCGCTGGTCCGCGACGCGCTCTCCTCCGACGTCTCCCGTTCGCGGCGGGCGGCCTGGCACGCGGCCGCCGCCGACGCCGTCGAACGGCTGCGCCCGGACGACGTCGAGGCGCTGGCCCACCACTACCTGCACGCCGACGGCCCGGACGCCGCGGCCCGCGCCGCCCGGTACGCGCGCGCCGCCGCCGAACGCGCCGAGCGGCGTCACGCCCCCTCGGAAGCGGCCCGCCTCTGGGACGCCGCACTCGAAGCGTTCGACCGAGCCGGCGAGAACGACATCCGCGCCCGGCTCGACCTGATCATGGGCGGCGTTCGGGCGTTCGCGGTGACCGGGGCGCTCGCCACCGCGCGCCACCGCAGGGCGGAGGCGATCGCGCTGGCCGAGGAGATCGGCGACCCGGTGTTGACCGCGCGGGTGATCGGCGCGTTCGACGTACCGGCGATCTGGACCGAGCACGACGATCCGGCGCTCGGCAGGCACATCGCCGAGGTCGCCGCGCGGACCCTGTCCGCGCTCCCCGCCGACCACGTCGCCGACCGGAGCCGGTTGCTCGCCACGCTGGCGCTGGAGCTCCGCGGCGAGGGCGGAGAACGCGCCGCCGCGGCCGCCCGAGACGCGGAACGCCTCGCCAGGGACCTCGGCGACCCGGCCGTGCTGGCGTTCGCGCTCAACGCGTCGTTCATGCAGTCGTTCGGACGCGCGGGCCGTGCGCCCGAGCGGGCCCGTCTCGGGACCGAGCTGGTCGAACTATCGCACCGCCACGAGCTGCCGACGTTCGAGATCCTCGGCCATTTGATCCTGCTCCAGGCGCGGTCGGCGCTCGCGGAGTTCGTGGCAGCCGACGAGCACGCGCGGGTGGCGGACGCGCTCGGCGAGCGGTACCAATCCCCGCTGGTAGCCGTGTTCACCGACTGGTACCGGGCGCTGCGCGCGTCGGCGTCCGGGTCGGGTGCCGACGCCGAAGCCCGCTACCGGGCCGCGGCCGCGCGCCTGGCCGGGACCGGCATGTCCGGCCTGGAGCGCGGCATCCTGCCGTTCGCGCTGCTCTGCCATCGTCTCCAGCGCGGCGAACCGCCCGCGCTGCCGCCGGACACCGACTTCGGCGCCTACGCTCCGTGGGCCCGCCCGGTGCTGTCCGGCGGCGGTGCCGCCGCGATCCCCGATTCGCCGAGGGACCTGCTGTACGAGGCCCGCACCTGCCTGCACGCGCGGGTCGCGATCGCGGACGGCGACCGCCCGGCGATGGAACGCCTGTACGCGGCGCTGCTGCCCGCGGCGGGGGAACTCGCCGGGGCGGGCAGTGGGCTACTCACGCTCGGGCCGGTGGCTCGATACCTGGACGACCTCGCCACCGCACTGGGCCACCCAAAACTGGGCCACCCAAAACTGGGCCGCCAACGCGACGCAGGCGCCTGA
- a CDS encoding alpha/beta fold hydrolase: MRIPGFDYQRVTVADGVALNVAVAGSGSPIVLLHGFPQTHLMWRHVAADLVADHTVIVPDLRGYGDSDKPAEAGPDTYSKRTMAADIVTVARTFGHERFALAGHDRGALVAFRAGLDHPAAVTHLASLDVLPTLDMWDVMRGVRAAVGYHLFLMAQPAGLPEQMIGAVPDAFFGSFLDAWAQDPATIPADFRAEYLRASREAVTSIVADYRATATIDVAHDTADREAGNTLRMPVTVLQQDWGAALGYDATAVWRAWAPDLDHRTVSCGHFMAEEAPAEVVKAIRSLLTR; this comes from the coding sequence ATGCGAATTCCCGGATTCGACTACCAGCGGGTGACCGTCGCCGACGGCGTCGCGCTGAACGTCGCCGTGGCCGGTTCCGGCAGCCCGATCGTCCTGCTGCACGGCTTCCCGCAGACCCACCTGATGTGGCGGCACGTGGCCGCCGATCTCGTGGCCGACCACACCGTGATCGTCCCCGACCTGCGCGGTTACGGCGACAGCGACAAGCCGGCCGAGGCCGGGCCCGACACGTACTCGAAGCGCACGATGGCGGCGGACATCGTCACGGTGGCCAGGACATTCGGGCACGAGCGCTTCGCGCTCGCCGGGCACGACCGGGGCGCGCTGGTGGCGTTCCGCGCCGGCCTCGACCACCCGGCGGCGGTCACCCATCTGGCCTCGCTCGACGTGCTCCCGACCCTCGACATGTGGGACGTGATGCGCGGCGTGCGTGCGGCGGTCGGGTACCACCTGTTCCTGATGGCCCAGCCGGCCGGTCTGCCGGAGCAGATGATCGGTGCGGTGCCGGACGCGTTCTTCGGCTCGTTCCTGGACGCGTGGGCACAAGACCCGGCGACGATCCCGGCGGACTTCCGGGCCGAGTACCTGCGTGCGTCCCGCGAGGCCGTGACCTCGATCGTCGCCGACTACCGGGCGACCGCCACGATCGACGTCGCGCACGACACCGCTGACCGGGAGGCGGGGAACACGCTCCGGATGCCGGTCACCGTGCTGCAGCAGGACTGGGGCGCGGCGCTCGGCTACGACGCCACCGCGGTCTGGCGCGCCTGGGCACCGGACCTGGACCACCGGACGGTCTCGTGCGGTCACTTCATGGCCGAGGAGGCCCCGGCCGAGGTGGTGAAGGCGATCCGCTCCCTGCTCACCCGCTGA
- a CDS encoding TetR/AcrR family transcriptional regulator, with product MTRAPVRRGAARRTELLDALVELLLAEGFAAFTLDDLSARLHCSKRTLYAIAGSKEQLVRAAVVHFFRNATVEVEDAIADEPDPAARIARYLSAVAAALRPASAAFIDDVAAFPPAAEIYERNTQAAAERIRTFVDEGVAAGAFRDVHTGFVADVVASTMVRIQQRQVAATTGLSDADAYTELAALVTTGLVPAPSQ from the coding sequence ATGACCCGAGCTCCCGTACGCCGCGGCGCCGCCCGGCGTACGGAGTTGCTGGACGCGCTGGTCGAGCTGCTCCTCGCCGAAGGCTTCGCCGCGTTCACGCTCGACGACCTGTCCGCGCGTCTGCACTGCTCGAAGCGGACCCTCTACGCGATCGCGGGCAGCAAGGAGCAACTGGTCCGCGCCGCGGTCGTGCACTTCTTCCGGAACGCGACGGTCGAGGTCGAGGACGCGATCGCCGACGAGCCTGACCCGGCCGCGCGGATCGCCCGCTACCTGTCGGCGGTCGCGGCGGCCCTGCGCCCGGCGTCCGCGGCGTTCATCGACGACGTGGCGGCGTTCCCCCCGGCGGCGGAGATCTACGAGCGCAATACCCAGGCCGCAGCTGAGCGAATCCGGACGTTCGTGGATGAGGGTGTCGCCGCCGGTGCATTCCGGGACGTGCACACCGGGTTCGTCGCCGACGTCGTCGCGTCGACGATGGTGCGGATCCAGCAGCGCCAGGTCGCGGCGACCACCGGCCTGTCCGACGCGGACGCCTACACCGAGCTGGCCGCACTCGTCACCACCGGCTTGGTCCCGGCGCCGTCGCAGTGA